A genomic region of Methanosarcina thermophila TM-1 contains the following coding sequences:
- the glyS gene encoding glycine--tRNA ligase, with the protein MDKYEKVFELAKRRGFLWNSFELYGGSRGFYDYGPLGCALKRRIEQIWREFYVIQEGFMEIECPTIGIEEVFIASGHVGGFSDPLCECMNCKEAFRADHLVEDVTNAAGALSAEDLTKVIKEKGITCPECGGELGEAYEFNLMFKTTIGPGTGRQGYLRPETAQGMFVDFPRLARFYRDKLPFGAVQIGKSYRNEIAPRQGVIRLREFTQAECEIFVDPRNKKHPNFERFADKELVLYSQKGQVKGEPFRMTVGEAVKTGVIAHEVLGYNIALTNEFLTKIGIDPAKLRFRQHLTDEMAHYAVDCWDAEIETDRFGWVEVVGIADRTDYDLKAHARVSKTELYVYVEYEEPKMVTRFTVKPNMGKLGPVFKGKAKAVADALKQLSEEELSKDEIKVTVDGEELTVSSDAVDFAEETVKVSGENVIPHVIEPSYGIDRIFYGIMEHAYDEENVAQKAAESGLKGTEEAGKESEAEGEEETRLVMHFASEVAPVQVAVLPLLTREELAEPARDIIARLREKNLLVNYDDSGTIGRRYRRNDEIGTPYCVTVDYDTLKDGTVTIRDRDSMRQIRTPITGIENVLYELIYKGRAFESAGKPFNF; encoded by the coding sequence ATGGACAAATACGAGAAAGTATTCGAGCTGGCTAAACGCCGGGGGTTTCTGTGGAATTCCTTTGAGCTTTATGGCGGAAGCCGGGGATTTTATGATTATGGGCCTCTTGGGTGTGCGCTAAAGAGGCGAATAGAGCAGATCTGGAGAGAGTTTTACGTTATCCAGGAAGGGTTTATGGAGATTGAGTGCCCGACAATTGGGATTGAAGAAGTATTCATTGCTTCCGGACACGTAGGAGGCTTTTCTGACCCACTGTGTGAGTGCATGAACTGTAAGGAGGCATTCCGGGCTGACCACCTTGTAGAAGACGTAACGAATGCGGCAGGAGCTCTGAGTGCAGAGGATCTTACAAAGGTTATAAAGGAAAAAGGAATCACCTGCCCGGAATGCGGCGGCGAGCTCGGGGAAGCTTATGAATTTAACCTGATGTTCAAAACCACCATCGGACCCGGTACAGGACGGCAGGGGTATCTCAGACCAGAAACGGCGCAGGGGATGTTTGTCGATTTCCCGAGACTGGCACGTTTTTACAGGGATAAACTGCCTTTCGGGGCAGTACAAATAGGGAAGTCCTACAGGAACGAAATTGCGCCCAGGCAGGGTGTAATCAGGCTCAGGGAATTCACGCAAGCCGAATGCGAGATTTTTGTTGACCCGCGGAATAAGAAGCATCCCAACTTTGAGCGCTTTGCAGATAAAGAACTTGTACTCTATTCACAGAAGGGACAGGTAAAGGGCGAGCCTTTCAGGATGACGGTCGGGGAGGCTGTAAAAACTGGAGTTATAGCACACGAAGTTCTGGGCTACAATATCGCACTTACCAATGAATTCCTGACAAAGATAGGAATTGATCCTGCAAAGCTCAGGTTCAGGCAGCACCTGACCGACGAGATGGCACACTATGCAGTCGACTGCTGGGATGCCGAAATTGAGACCGACAGGTTCGGCTGGGTTGAAGTTGTAGGAATAGCCGACAGGACAGATTACGACCTTAAAGCCCATGCAAGAGTAAGTAAGACCGAACTTTACGTATATGTAGAATATGAGGAGCCGAAAATGGTGACTCGCTTTACTGTAAAGCCAAACATGGGCAAGCTCGGTCCTGTATTTAAAGGAAAGGCGAAAGCCGTTGCAGACGCCTTAAAGCAGCTCTCCGAAGAGGAGCTTTCAAAAGATGAGATAAAAGTTACTGTGGATGGGGAAGAGTTGACAGTCAGCTCGGACGCTGTAGATTTTGCAGAAGAGACTGTAAAGGTCAGCGGAGAGAATGTCATTCCTCACGTAATCGAACCCTCCTACGGGATCGACAGGATCTTCTACGGCATCATGGAGCATGCCTACGATGAGGAAAACGTGGCTCAGAAGGCTGCCGAGTCCGGACTTAAAGGCACGGAAGAAGCTGGAAAAGAATCCGAAGCTGAGGGAGAGGAAGAAACCCGTCTTGTAATGCATTTCGCAAGTGAAGTTGCCCCGGTACAGGTTGCAGTACTCCCGCTCCTGACTCGTGAAGAGCTTGCAGAGCCCGCAAGAGATATCATTGCAAGACTCAGGGAAAAGAACCTGCTTGTCAATTATGACGACTCAGGAACTATCGGGCGCCGTTACAGGAGAAATGACGAGATTGGTACACCTTACTGCGTTACTGTAGATTACGATACCCTCAAAGATGGAACTGTAACTATCAGAGACAGGGATTCCATGCGCCAGATCCGGACTCCGATCACAGGGATAGAAAACGTCCTGTATGAACTCATTTACAAAGGCAGAGCTTTCGAGTCCGCAGGCAAGCCCTTTAACTTCTAA
- a CDS encoding CPBP family intramembrane glutamic endopeptidase — protein MKNESIDRPFSLKIYLLIIIILSWPFQIAYPFLGEAFKPLLLLSMIMVAVATYIAGRFVFRDGFENAGWRWGKPRHYVYAFGLALFLWAFPRAVEQLLGIYESPQDVSTAAILVEFLFSFTITLIPAFGEEFGWRGYLLPHLFARYNTRLALLLHGFITWVWHLPVLVVMGTQMEANPFVSVPLIMLISLIPTIMHAVVFAYIWSSTQSLAVSTVYHAAFDEVRDTLEGSVGLGPLSQNWQMLILTILGIALLWKAKWKKTAESSL, from the coding sequence ATGAAAAACGAGAGTATTGATCGCCCTTTTTCACTGAAAATCTATTTGCTAATTATCATTATACTTTCATGGCCTTTTCAGATTGCTTACCCGTTTTTAGGGGAAGCCTTCAAACCCCTCCTTTTATTATCAATGATCATGGTCGCTGTTGCCACTTACATTGCCGGCAGGTTTGTGTTCAGGGATGGGTTTGAAAACGCCGGTTGGCGATGGGGCAAACCCAGGCATTATGTATACGCTTTTGGACTTGCATTATTTTTGTGGGCTTTCCCGAGAGCTGTTGAACAGCTGCTGGGAATTTATGAAAGTCCTCAAGATGTAAGCACCGCAGCCATTTTGGTTGAGTTTTTATTTAGCTTTACAATCACACTCATTCCGGCATTTGGGGAAGAGTTCGGTTGGCGTGGATATTTATTGCCTCATTTATTTGCGCGATACAATACCCGCCTGGCACTACTTTTACACGGCTTTATCACCTGGGTCTGGCACTTACCAGTTCTGGTTGTAATGGGAACGCAAATGGAAGCTAACCCATTTGTTTCAGTGCCACTTATTATGCTTATCAGCTTAATACCGACAATTATGCATGCAGTTGTATTTGCCTACATATGGTCAAGCACTCAAAGTTTAGCCGTATCGACCGTATATCATGCCGCATTTGATGAGGTTCGTGATACCCTCGAAGGGTCAGTCGGTTTAGGTCCGCTTTCACAAAACTGGCAAATGCTAATCCTTACGATTTTAGGAATTGCACTGTTATGGAAAGCAAAATGGAAAAAAACAGCTGAATCTTCGTTATGA
- the surE gene encoding 5'/3'-nucleotidase SurE yields the protein MGKLMVPKILVTNDDGVYSTGLKAAFDSVSDLGEVTISAPAVQQSGVGRSISIFEPLRITKTNAGGIPAYSVGGTPTDAVILGIFAILKEMPDLVLSGFNIGENISTDTITTSGTIGGALEAASYGVPAIAASIQVLDEGQKFDDPRDYHRERFEVGIKVVNRIARNVLRHGMPENVDLLNINIPYHAEEDTPVEITRLARKVFKTDVEERRDPRGRPYYWIAGDLIREEEEGTDVHAIMQKGYISITPISLDSTARIDFSEIEKYL from the coding sequence ATGGGGAAGCTGATGGTCCCAAAAATTCTTGTTACTAACGATGATGGTGTTTATTCCACAGGTTTGAAAGCTGCATTTGACAGTGTTTCAGACCTCGGGGAAGTTACGATTTCGGCTCCTGCCGTCCAGCAGAGTGGTGTTGGACGCTCGATTTCTATCTTTGAGCCTCTTCGAATCACGAAAACAAACGCAGGAGGCATACCTGCTTATTCTGTGGGAGGAACTCCTACCGATGCCGTAATTCTGGGCATCTTCGCAATCCTAAAGGAAATGCCTGACCTGGTGCTTTCCGGTTTCAATATTGGGGAGAATATAAGCACCGATACCATTACTACCTCAGGAACCATCGGAGGAGCCCTTGAAGCTGCGAGCTATGGCGTGCCTGCGATTGCCGCCTCCATACAGGTACTTGACGAAGGTCAAAAATTCGATGATCCCAGGGACTACCATAGAGAACGTTTTGAAGTCGGGATAAAAGTAGTAAACAGGATTGCTCGAAATGTCCTCAGGCACGGCATGCCAGAGAACGTGGACCTCCTGAACATAAATATTCCTTATCACGCTGAAGAGGATACGCCTGTAGAGATAACTCGCCTTGCACGAAAAGTCTTTAAAACGGATGTCGAGGAAAGGCGTGACCCCAGGGGCAGGCCCTATTACTGGATTGCAGGGGATCTGATCCGGGAAGAAGAAGAAGGGACCGATGTGCATGCTATCATGCAGAAAGGGTATATCTCAATAACTCCGATCTCCCTGGATTCAACTGCCAGGATAGACTTTTCTGAGATCGAAAAGTATCTCTAA
- the moaA gene encoding GTP 3',8-cyclase MoaA, giving the protein MKQKNPEKAPEVAEEDSKKILKDPYGRKVTGLRISVTDRCNLSCIYCHNEGADCSTCGPVGREMKPELICGIVREAVKFGINKVKFSGGEPLFRKDFEEILACLPPLKEVSATTNGILLEKRAKALKAAGLDRVNISLDSLVPEKYEAITGAPSGSLEKVIRGIDSAVEAGLTPVKLNMVLLKGVNDNEIDSMMDFIRQYKGKVILQLIELMDIDPRLSKYIIDSKDLERSLAEKASEIKVRNLHHRKKYIIDGAEVEFVRPMDNSEFCAHCSRLRVTADGKFKPCLLVNDNLVDVSDAKSPEEIEKLLELAVSRRKPYYVPVRVPEKKKKI; this is encoded by the coding sequence ATGAAGCAGAAAAATCCAGAAAAAGCTCCTGAAGTTGCGGAAGAAGACTCAAAGAAAATTCTTAAGGATCCTTATGGACGAAAGGTTACAGGGCTTCGAATATCGGTAACTGACAGGTGTAATCTTTCATGTATTTACTGCCATAATGAAGGTGCAGACTGCTCTACCTGCGGCCCGGTAGGAAGGGAAATGAAGCCGGAGTTAATTTGCGGGATTGTCAGGGAAGCAGTAAAATTCGGGATCAACAAAGTGAAATTCTCAGGAGGCGAACCTCTATTCCGAAAAGACTTTGAGGAGATCCTTGCCTGCCTTCCTCCATTAAAAGAGGTTTCTGCCACCACAAACGGTATTCTGCTTGAAAAACGTGCAAAAGCCCTGAAGGCGGCAGGTCTTGATAGGGTAAACATAAGCCTGGATTCTCTTGTGCCTGAGAAGTATGAAGCAATTACCGGAGCGCCCTCAGGCTCACTTGAGAAGGTTATCAGGGGTATTGACAGTGCAGTTGAAGCTGGACTGACTCCTGTGAAGCTGAATATGGTTCTCCTCAAAGGTGTAAACGATAACGAAATCGATTCAATGATGGATTTTATCCGACAGTATAAAGGGAAGGTAATTTTGCAACTTATAGAGCTTATGGATATTGATCCCAGGCTTTCAAAATACATTATTGACTCAAAAGACCTTGAACGAAGCCTGGCTGAGAAGGCAAGCGAAATCAAGGTACGAAACCTTCACCATCGAAAAAAATATATTATCGACGGGGCGGAAGTAGAATTTGTTCGACCTATGGATAACTCGGAATTTTGCGCCCACTGCAGCAGGCTAAGGGTTACAGCCGACGGAAAATTCAAGCCCTGCCTGCTTGTAAACGACAATTTAGTAGATGTCAGTGATGCAAAAAGTCCCGAAGAGATTGAGAAATTGCTCGAGCTTGCAGTAAGCCGAAGGAAGCCATACTACGTTCCTGTTAGGGTTCCTGAGAAGAAAAAGAAAATATGA
- a CDS encoding cobyrinate a,c-diamide synthase: MTKGILIAGTHSGVGKTTVSMGIMAALKHRQLKVQPYKVGPDYIDPSHHTAICGRPSRNLDTYMMGTDGVGQTVARTAADADIVVVEGVMGLFDGIDSTEVASSAHVAKTLDLPVILVINVHGMSRSTAALLKGYSEFDPEVRVAGIILNQVGSARHAELVRNSLPGSIPVVGTIPRKKDIEVPSRHLGLYMAHEKDYNTEEMAAFIEENVDLDALLELAEPCSVPEIRKIQRPEADLRIGIARDPAFCFYYHDMFDAFKDHGAEIEFFSPMAGEVPDVDGIYFGGGYPELYAENLEKSETTRKLKDLAADGLPIYAECGGLLYLCGRYEVGNKIYKLADVVPANTRMTDRLKALGYTEARPLDKNFSSHNIRGHEFHYSLTECDRDAKFAYEMLRGKGIQNGLDGLIEHNTLAGYMHSHPATFPVEKFIEKCREYKRR; the protein is encoded by the coding sequence ATGACAAAAGGAATACTTATTGCAGGAACCCACAGTGGGGTCGGAAAAACGACAGTCTCCATGGGTATTATGGCTGCTCTAAAACACAGACAGCTAAAGGTCCAACCTTATAAAGTAGGACCTGATTATATCGATCCTTCTCATCACACTGCAATTTGCGGGCGTCCCTCACGAAACCTGGATACCTACATGATGGGCACCGACGGAGTTGGACAGACGGTAGCCCGGACGGCTGCAGATGCGGATATTGTGGTAGTAGAAGGAGTTATGGGACTCTTTGACGGAATCGATTCTACCGAGGTCGCAAGTTCCGCACATGTTGCAAAAACACTTGATCTGCCTGTAATTCTGGTGATTAACGTACATGGCATGTCCAGAAGCACCGCAGCCCTATTGAAAGGGTATTCTGAGTTCGATCCTGAAGTCAGGGTTGCAGGCATTATTCTGAATCAAGTAGGCAGCGCGAGGCATGCAGAACTCGTAAGAAATTCGCTTCCTGGGAGTATACCTGTTGTAGGAACGATTCCGAGAAAAAAAGATATCGAGGTTCCTTCCCGACATCTTGGGTTGTATATGGCACATGAAAAGGATTATAATACTGAGGAAATGGCAGCTTTCATCGAGGAGAATGTTGATCTTGATGCCTTGCTTGAACTTGCTGAGCCCTGTTCTGTGCCGGAGATCAGGAAAATACAAAGACCAGAGGCAGATCTCAGGATAGGAATTGCTAGGGATCCAGCCTTCTGTTTCTACTATCATGATATGTTTGATGCTTTCAAGGATCACGGAGCCGAAATTGAATTTTTTAGCCCGATGGCAGGAGAGGTTCCGGATGTCGATGGAATTTACTTTGGAGGAGGGTATCCCGAACTTTATGCAGAAAACCTTGAGAAATCCGAAACAACCAGGAAACTTAAGGATCTCGCAGCGGACGGGTTGCCCATTTATGCTGAGTGCGGCGGTCTGCTTTATCTCTGCGGGAGATATGAGGTAGGGAACAAGATTTATAAACTTGCAGATGTCGTGCCTGCAAACACACGTATGACAGACCGGCTCAAAGCTCTCGGATATACCGAAGCTCGCCCTCTGGATAAAAACTTCTCTTCTCATAACATCAGAGGTCACGAATTCCATTACTCTCTTACAGAATGCGACCGAGATGCGAAGTTCGCATATGAAATGCTGCGAGGAAAAGGAATACAGAATGGTTTAGACGGTCTTATCGAGCACAACACCCTGGCAGGTTATATGCATTCCCATCCAGCTACCTTTCCGGTGGAAAAATTCATTGAAAAATGCAGGGAATACAAAAGAAGGTAA
- a CDS encoding glyoxalase/bleomycin resistance/dioxygenase family protein — protein sequence MRFICPLIVVNNIEASRNFYEKILNQKVQCDFGENVSFESGFSIHLKSHFSDLIGINKDDIAQKSNNFELYFEEDDLDSFLQKLKGMDSIEYVHELKEQPWGQRVIRFYDPDMHIIEVGEPMESVVKRFLNKGMSIEETVKRTLMPEEFVRQFL from the coding sequence ATGAGGTTCATATGTCCACTCATTGTCGTTAACAATATAGAGGCTTCCAGGAATTTTTACGAAAAGATCCTTAATCAGAAGGTACAATGCGATTTCGGTGAGAACGTATCATTTGAGAGCGGCTTTTCAATACACCTGAAATCCCATTTTTCGGATTTAATAGGTATAAACAAAGATGACATAGCTCAAAAATCAAATAATTTTGAACTATATTTTGAGGAAGACGATCTGGATAGTTTCCTTCAAAAGTTGAAAGGCATGGACTCCATTGAATATGTGCACGAACTAAAAGAACAGCCATGGGGACAGAGGGTTATCAGGTTCTATGATCCTGACATGCACATCATTGAGGTTGGTGAGCCCATGGAAAGCGTGGTAAAAAGATTTTTAAATAAAGGCATGTCAATTGAAGAAACCGTAAAGCGAACTTTAATGCCAGAAGAGTTTGTCAGACAGTTTTTGTAA